From the Mya arenaria isolate MELC-2E11 chromosome 17, ASM2691426v1 genome, the window AAAACCTTGTCTTCAATCATGATCAAACATATGtctaaaatgcaaattattgtaTAATCCAAAGAACAACTATTGATagtttgtatttcttttagaATTCATTCCGCTAAGTAAGGCAGCTGCCGGTCTACAGATCACATACGTCCTTTTACACGTTGTAACTATCGTACTGGCAACAAtaagccaaaacaaaaaagaattgGATAAACGATTTAAATGGCAATTGGGCAATGCAGTAATTGTTTTCCTTGCAGGTAATATTTTAGTGCTCAATAttgttatgttcattaaaaaCAAGAGTTGCGAAAACTTGTACAATTGCTAATAACTGACAatttttatcacgtggtatacacacactgtgaaATAGTAAGGACATATTTGGTTTGTTTGACTCCTGATCTGTTGTTcctaattatatgtttaaaatgtgatttctatcaaatatatgaatgtagtacattaaaattaatgtagGAATTTATAAAGCTAAAAGcttgaattatattaattttcagCAGCCATTTGCTACATCAGCATCGTCGTATAtttatccggtgtcatccaaaCCGACATCTTAATAGGATATCCAACCAACTTGTCAATCCATCTGACGCTGTCATCATGTGCTGTCTACCTCTCGTATGCTGCCGTCTGCTTTAAAAAACTCAAGTTTCTTATATGCGTACCCATTTTGACTGGTTATATGTATTTTGTGGTATCTTTTTTCCCGgattttattgtgtattttacgATAATAATAGTTGTATTAGCCGCATTTGTATGTTTTACGGACAGGAAAGTTAACAACAGGAACAGGAATAGTTCAGACGACCCTACATGCTTCAAACGTAGCTTGCATGAACTTTAAGATGAAGAAATTATAATGACAATCGACCCACTCTCTGTTCACGGCATGCTATAACTCCAAATATCtgtttataaaactatattACCTTTTGAGCCATTTTCATTTGCAAAATTGCCATATATTCTCAAGTTAAACCCCATATACAAAATAGGTTACACTgatctttcatatttttggttataaatatgcattgcatGTTAGTAAGAACATGTACTCCCAATTGAACGTGCGTAACCCCATGAGTGAACAGATtcgatttataaatatatatcgcCGCAATATAcagtaaataaatgtaattttggTTTCAGATTTTTGTCAATGCTTACATGTTGAGTATTGTTAGCAATGAATTTAGAATACAATCTACATCTGGAGTGTTATAAGCTAAAAATGCCTGATTAAAGATATTCACACGTGAATGGAATAGAACAGATCAACCGGACATTTTGGGTTGGTCAGAACCATCGTTACGTCAGACGTCAGTATAACGTTGACATACATTGATTTGCCGGATATGGCAAAGGTACCTGGTCACCGACTGTTTTGTAGTACGTCCCCGAACAGACTATTGTCCGAGGCAGACAACGGTCCACGTTGAAAGCTGTATTTTGAATACTGCCTTAGGTTCCAATCCGCGAATGCACTGAGGCAGCCTGGGTTCGCATGTATGAGGAAATCAAATAGGAACAGACCGTTTATGCCTCCTACATTCAAACCCGAAAATCAAAAATCACTGAAAACTTGAGTAAAACGTTTCGCGAGATCACCAAAATATTACGCTTCCAAGACTTCGGCCAATTTTCTGCAAAGATGAATCGAAATTCTTTGTCCATTTAAATGACGGTGGCGGCATGTGAAAAGGCAGAAACATGAGCGGTTTAAGGACAGATGTGTCATTGAACACCATGGGTTTGAAGGTCCATCTGTTATTGTCTGGGATGAGGTAATTATGATAGATCTATAGACCAGTATGTGACCCGTGACGGTTCTTTAACCGGTGTTCGTTATCGCGGCGAAAATCTCAGATGAACTTTTGAGGTCGGTTTCTGGTGCATTAAGTGCCGGTTTGTGCGTATGGGTGTTTACTCTTCCTCAAACCAAGCCCGGTTTGTCAACACGTACTTTGAACTCTAGGATATAACACGAAGATTTATGCTGGCGATCCAAAACCTTTGTTTTCACTTATCCGACCGAgccgaaaaaaatatttttgggaaatgaaattttcttccatgttctcatttattttgagaaacaaaatatttataagacTATATTTTTCACTCTCGTTGGCAACTTCttttcccatttttttttactgcaaaccaaactcacatgcgtccAGGCCGGGAATGGAACCTAGGTCGCAAAGTTAATAATCGAGTATAAGCCAAAACAACGATAGTAAAGTTTCTTGAATGttatttcagtgaaaaaaaaaatttaaaactactagtgcaatattatattattttgttgtttggttaaatgcttttaaaaagaaacaccGTAAATCTTTTTACAGCAACATAACATAGTTCAGAACTGCTATCTTTGTAGGAATTGTACAGTCCCATGGAAActacgcacacgcacacgcacacacacacacgcacacacacataaacacacacacgcacgcacgcacgcacacacacacacgcacgcacgcagaAACATCCCCtcacatatacacacacacacagacataTACAAAAAAGCATGGTGGATGCATATGTAATACAAACAATGAAGTAGAATAGTtggaaatgtataaaaatatatttttagttaaGCATTTACAGTTGTTCGTCTTACGTGAATACATACCGTGTTTATTATACTGGCTTGAACATCAGCTTTTGAGTCCTTCTTATGTGCATGTGTTAACGGACTACTTCCTTTGTTTGCCGGCATGATGGACTATTTGTGCAGCTAATGGAAACCAGAAATAAGGTGCGCACAGGCCGGTAAACAAATCGTACATCTTAACATCTCGGCAGGGTTTGACTGACGTCAACCAATACCATTCTATACGAAAATACCCGTAGAGCAACTTGTAGGTTTCTAATTGATccattattataaaatgtttgggAAATGGATAGCTATGTATACGAGTTTAAATAGTTCTGTTTTGTACCTCTGAAATTATAAAACGAAAAAACGTGTCGTTGTCATAACGACTAGCATTTTTACCATTCTTCTTAGAAATTACCGTcaaaactaattattaaataaaacgaTATAAAATGATGCACATTTCACGACATTTAACTAAACGTTCATCATGATGCAAAAAACGAAAAGGGATTAATTCGTGGCAACTAAGAAAACTAAATCGTTCACTATTGTTTATCGGACCCTAACGATATTTCGCAACGGTTTTCGGCTCCAAACGAAGAAAAAAGGAGAATCTCAACGATCCATCGATGACAGTATTACACAAAATGTCAATgtaacaatgtaaaaaaataatgtaacacaattttaacatttggtTTTAATTGAAAAGATTTTGTTTACAAAGCTAAAACTGTTgattaaatttttgttttaaagatgagGATTCAGGATGCGGCTCCCCCTTCCAACAATCGAGATTAGaccaaatatcaaaatggaCAGCCCAAGgcatgtatcaagtttcaatttcaactttaaataactatttattaaatCTTTGtgtaaagggggggggggggtggcggAGGCTCCTTGTATAGAGTATGAATGGTTAAGAACAATGTGGCGCCAGTCAAGTAGAAGCCATGCTTTGCTAATGTTCAAGTTGAAGGATTGAGCCCGACAACAGGCGCTCTTTTTCTGCAAGAGTTACTTCGCTAGTGTCTGGAGTGAAGGGCAGTAGAATTTGGATTGACCTGAAAGGTTTATGGGTGAGGAGTGAAGTTTGTTTGGGTGAGAACCATACGCACGATTAGCTCAGTCTGTAACAGCACCGTCTTAGTTTTCGGCAGTCGTGGGTTTGAGCGTTACAACATATTTCCTCCATTATCATTCTAAACAGGAAAAGTTTCTGGGGTTATTAGACCATGTTTTGACAAGCATATCATGTGCATGTCTGCGTCAAATCAATCAGACTAGACATCAGTTAATTTAATCAGCAATATAAACAGTTGTAAAAAGTCAAcgtatatgttttcttaatcagTTTACAAgttgtttgtaattttatacAGTCGTTTGGCTGCAGTTGAGAGCATGCTAGGGTCCTTGCAAGAAAGACGTTATCGAAGGGTTTACAACATAAAGTGGTATTAACGTACACTGTTTAGAACCAGGGCATGTCGTTGTTTCTGccgtcagtaaaatgtaaaatgaggGTGGGTTTCGACTTGGATTTCCTCTTCTTGAAATGCAGTGGTTTATTTTGCCAGTATTGTTACACCACAGAAACGATGCGGCTCgaaaattaagttattttatacagtgaaataagataataactttttcaattattttggtATTGCGTTTCAAAAACTTATATCCGTAGAAGTCCCACTTCCTCAGATCAAATACTACATATGTCAAgtataactgtttaaaaataaatgccaaCATATTCCAACTTGAATGATTCGTCcaaacaatattatttgaatactgGGCGAATTCCAAAACACATTCGacgttttataaatatctttctCTATAAttctaaacatattttgaaatcgtGACCAACTAATTTCTCGGAGTTGAACATTTCGGCAAACCACACGGCTTTATTACTAAAAATTGGATTAGCTGTAAGTAATTCATCTGATAATAATGCTTTCAGcaatttttatgcattttgaaGGTTTTAGAGGCTTtgctttaattttttattgttatttcaaagGGACAGATGAGCAAAACACagttgataaagtacacgggcATTTAAATTTGATCTAGTACAAGTTCATTTTCCAACTTTCTGTGCATATCCTTATTATTTCACTAACGGGTGCTTTAATGAGTTATTACACGAGGAATGATCGCGAAGGTTGAGTAAATGTACTGTAATTTGTGTTCTATTGctaataaataaatgagaaatttaccacaataatgtttaatgaatcACACTACTCCGTGATGGATATTATACTATTCCATTAAAAAGTGTGATAGTTACATCAATTCATACATAGTCACTAGGCGTCAACTGACGTACGCAAAAAAATAAACGACGTCAATTAGTGTCACACGTCATCCATGTTCAATGAACAGCGCACTTTTTGTACGTAGTCACCGTGCCATGCTAAACATTTCTTATGTCTCGCAATCCATTTGGTTAATGTCTCCCGGTACGAGTTTGTGTCAAGTTGTGAAACTTTGCGACGGGTTGCCAATGTCAAATCAGCAACGTCCTGGAAGCGTTAAAAAACGGAAGGTCCTGCAATCCAATGGAGCTAAGTTGGGGCTGTaggggtgtgtgtgtgtaataCTTCAAATCCCAGTAATGTAATCTCTAACTGTGTAGAGATGGCCCTATGTGCAGGAGTATTATCTTGGTGCTGGATAACCCGATCAATGTCACAAGACGGCCGTTTAGACCTTTAACGGGATCCCTTTTCAATACCTGATAATCAACGTGTGTTAGTTCGCAGTGCTGGCGGTGATTTTTTGATGCAAGCAagtattgttatataaaattaatcaatTGCTATATTTCtctttatgaacattttaagtttatatcattatagtttattgatatatttattagttACATCCCTGGGTTACCAAGAGatatagaagatgaatttcattttatttgtatttgtacacgttttgaaactataagaaagaaatacataaaacggtTTTATGATTTACGTCCGTCTGTTTTAAAGTTCATTGAACTGTTAAACACAAGAAAGAAACaagaacttataaaactatcCTTATTTGTCAAACAAGCTCTGAGTATTAGACgattaactttaaatattgatttataattataatagttttgttcatcctcacctgatatgaaaatattctttttaaaggTATTAATGATTCTATTTCATAGAATGTATAACCTATgtcataccatgtgtttgtttatttattattcttttgtggttaagaagattatgtactttgtacaatcttaataaaatatctgttctgttctgttctgttccttTTCTTTGCAAACCCAAGTCGATAACGAAGTTCTGAACGTCTCAGAATTTCCTCGGAGCAAGGTTATATAAACGCAATGCTTCTTAAACCTTTGCGCTGCTACTATGACGCTGGATGTTTGCCCTACTTGGTCGTGTACTCCAACGGTAGATATCGAagatttagtgtttttttaatctgTGCTTTTAGATTCTAACTTTTTAAGCCTTGCTTCTTTCTTAATTTTGTCCTGTGTCCTAAATCCATCCATTAAATTTACTTTCGAGCGTCCATTATTGAACACGGAGCCCAGACATATTTCGGCTTTACTAGTGTTCCAGTTCAAGTACCCAGTTACTTTAACAATTACAGTGCTAATGTCTGGTAAAAAGAGATGGCGCCTGGAAACTGTAATGAGGCCTATTACTTGGTGAATGCGTTGTCCTCCGAGCATTGCGATCAGTCTTAAGACAAAGGTTCAGCTGTTTGGCATCGTCAGTATAAGCCCCCGTAAATAAGGCCAtttattgaagttattaagttttTAAACCAATGAACATAATGATAGTTGATTATTTGAATAGCCCTTGTGaaacattaaaccattttcatTGGTTCTAATCATAAGATAAGGTAATTGAGGAGAAATATGTATTTGAGCGATAAATGAACGTACAGCCGGCACGCAttcaaatattacattttgatgATATGACATATTCCCACATTAACTGCGAACAAAGGATTGCTTATCTTAGCTATTCGGTCTAGTATAACCTGTTTACATTCTTCATAAAGTATgattcttaaatcatttgtaCTGTTTGAAGTAAAATAAGGGTTTAAACTGTAACtcgatataaacattttagaaataattcatATCGATAATGCAGGGTTGGTCAATGAAGCTGAACGCGGGAAACATGACTTATGCATTTAATGTGTGGGgcctaaataaaatattaaatgtttcccCTTCACGACCGCCCGACTAGGGTTATTTTAGTGATACAAGTGACATGATATTTCCATTTGGTTTTAAAGCTTCTGCAGAACCATGGCTATTTTTTTTGCTCTGACCTACTTCGGAATGGATTTTTCTGACTCagtgtatataaaacaatattcacaAATAATCTTATAAACCACGAATCTTTTCAGCGTTCTCGTACCACACTCATTCTACCTCGGCTGTAGGAGGGAAACACAAACTAGATTAAGTCTGGCCTAGTGACGATTGGTTTCCCATTTTTAATTATAGCTGTATGTGCATAATAGAATATACTACGTGTTCATATCGACCATAAAAGGTTTACGATTGCAATGAAACAGATCAGTGTTTTGCATGCATGGATTTAATACTACAGTGGTTTAAAGCGTTGTTCTAAGGTTTAATTGGGATTATGGGCGGACAAGGAAGCAAAACAGGTATGTAAAGATATTCGtaaacagaacataacagaacatttattaaGAGGGTGTTCAATCCTCTTCGTTGAAacagatattaatataatatggaTCATACACGCATGCTTATTCAGACCATACTGGTAGTACAATGAGCACTACAGAGACCAGTTCAGTAGCCAGAATTTAAACGATAACCCTCTTTAAATGCACAATGTCAAGGCGCAAGAAGACACTTAACGAGAAACAAGCAGAGTAATCACAGTATTATTCTAAAACGTAAGTGTAAAAAAGGCCTTCAGCATGACTAGGGTTATCTCAATAAATACTATTGGACTTAGTCTACGAACTATGAGAATACTAACAACATCAAAAGCAAGTCAATATTTAATTCCCCTGTTTTAGATTTCTGTCTGGCCGATGCTGgttgatatatgtatatacacgtattagatgtatattttcttaacaaaGATGTTTGTGATGGGGAGGTACCGGGGAGAATGCCGTCAACAGATCGAATTGTTGTTGATTGCAGAAACGATGACTGTGTGGCAGGTCGCATCATATCAGGTACTTCAAGAAGTAGCAAGGCTGCTTATGCTTTTATCTTAAGTAACTTAAATGTCAATCCCCGCAGTCGATTCAAGCCCATCGACCTAAATAA encodes:
- the LOC128224828 gene encoding uncharacterized protein LOC128224828; this encodes MVCQCSNGLCTELAFIGQSCFRVCSFKLLLRLFLPLCSMCIATSSIVLPNWAKGETDQVAVGLFKCCNFTDENQTDCSPLSDCVPSDSKFIPLSKAAAGLQITYVLLHVVTIVLATISQNKKELDKRFKWQLGNAVIVFLAAAICYISIVVYLSGVIQTDILIGYPTNLSIHLTLSSCAVYLSYAAVCFKKLKFLICVPILTGYMYFVVSFFPDFIVYFTIIIVVLAAFVCFTDRKVNNRNRNSSDDPTCFKRSLHEL